One part of the Lycium ferocissimum isolate CSIRO_LF1 chromosome 8, AGI_CSIRO_Lferr_CH_V1, whole genome shotgun sequence genome encodes these proteins:
- the LOC132067539 gene encoding quinolinate phosphoribosyltransferase [decarboxylating] 1a isoform X2: MSAIATKNAGRIVESLVVKPPAHPTYDLKGVIQLALSEDAGDLGDVSCKATIPVDLESEAHFLAKEDGIVAGIALAEMIFAEVDPSLKVEWFVKDGGKVHKGLKFGKVQGKAHSIVIAERVVLNFMQRMSGIATLTKAMAVAAHPACILETRKTAPGLRLVDKWAVLIGGGKNHRMGLFDMVMIKDNHISAAGGVNKALKSVDQYLEQNNLQMGVEVETRTLAEVREVLEYASQTKTSLTRIMLDNMVTPLSNGDVEVSMLKEAVDLINGRLQEMLPLKQSMRLDKLVLPTFLAVP, from the exons ATGAGTGCAATAGCCACTAAGAATGCAGGTAGAATAGTGGAGTCATTAGTAGTGAAGCCTCCAGCACACCCAACTTATGATTTAAAGGGTGTTATTCAACTTGCCCTTTCTGAAGATGCTGGGGATTTAG GAGATGTGTCTTGTAAGGCGACGATTCCTGTTGACTTGGAATCCGAAGCTCATTTTCTAGCAAAGGAAGACGGGATTGTAGCAGGAATTGCACTTGCGGAGATGATATTCGCGGAAGTTGATCCTTCACTAAAG GTGGAGTGGTTTGTAAAGGATGGTGGTAAAGTTCAtaaaggcttgaaatttggaaaagtaCAAG GAAAGGCTCACAGCATTGTTATAGCTGAGAGGGTTGTTCTCAATTTTATGCAAAGAATGAGTGGAATAGCTACACTGACTAAG GCAATGGCAGTTGCTGCACACCCTGCCTGCATCTTGGAGACTAGGAAAACTGCTCCAGGATTACGTTTGGTGGATAAATGGGCG GTATTGATCGGTGGGGGGAAGAATCACAGAATGGGCTTGTTTGACATGGTGATGATAAAAGACAATCACATATCTGCTGCTGGAGGTGTCAACAAAGCTCTAAAATCTGTCGATCAGTATTTGGAGCAAAATAATCTTCAAATGGGGGTTGAG GTTGAGACCCGGACTCTTGCAGAAGTACGTGAGGTTCTAGAATATGCATCTCAAACAAAGACTTCATTGACTAGGATAATGCTGGATAATATGGTTACTCCATTATCTAATGGGGATGTAGAGGTATCCATGCTTAAGGAGGCCGTAGATTTGATCAATGGGAG GCTTCAGGAAATGTTACCCTTGAAACAGTCAATGCGATTGGACAAACTGGTGTTACCTACATTTCTAG CGGTGCCCTAA
- the LOC132067539 gene encoding quinolinate phosphoribosyltransferase [decarboxylating] 1a isoform X1: MSAIATKNAGRIVESLVVKPPAHPTYDLKGVIQLALSEDAGDLGDVSCKATIPVDLESEAHFLAKEDGIVAGIALAEMIFAEVDPSLKVEWFVKDGGKVHKGLKFGKVQGKAHSIVIAERVVLNFMQRMSGIATLTKAMAVAAHPACILETRKTAPGLRLVDKWAVLIGGGKNHRMGLFDMVMIKDNHISAAGGVNKALKSVDQYLEQNNLQMGVEVETRTLAEVREVLEYASQTKTSLTRIMLDNMVTPLSNGDVEVSMLKEAVDLINGRFETEASGNVTLETVNAIGQTGVTYISSGALTHSVKALDISLKIDTDLALEVGRRTKRA; the protein is encoded by the exons ATGAGTGCAATAGCCACTAAGAATGCAGGTAGAATAGTGGAGTCATTAGTAGTGAAGCCTCCAGCACACCCAACTTATGATTTAAAGGGTGTTATTCAACTTGCCCTTTCTGAAGATGCTGGGGATTTAG GAGATGTGTCTTGTAAGGCGACGATTCCTGTTGACTTGGAATCCGAAGCTCATTTTCTAGCAAAGGAAGACGGGATTGTAGCAGGAATTGCACTTGCGGAGATGATATTCGCGGAAGTTGATCCTTCACTAAAG GTGGAGTGGTTTGTAAAGGATGGTGGTAAAGTTCAtaaaggcttgaaatttggaaaagtaCAAG GAAAGGCTCACAGCATTGTTATAGCTGAGAGGGTTGTTCTCAATTTTATGCAAAGAATGAGTGGAATAGCTACACTGACTAAG GCAATGGCAGTTGCTGCACACCCTGCCTGCATCTTGGAGACTAGGAAAACTGCTCCAGGATTACGTTTGGTGGATAAATGGGCG GTATTGATCGGTGGGGGGAAGAATCACAGAATGGGCTTGTTTGACATGGTGATGATAAAAGACAATCACATATCTGCTGCTGGAGGTGTCAACAAAGCTCTAAAATCTGTCGATCAGTATTTGGAGCAAAATAATCTTCAAATGGGGGTTGAG GTTGAGACCCGGACTCTTGCAGAAGTACGTGAGGTTCTAGAATATGCATCTCAAACAAAGACTTCATTGACTAGGATAATGCTGGATAATATGGTTACTCCATTATCTAATGGGGATGTAGAGGTATCCATGCTTAAGGAGGCCGTAGATTTGATCAATGGGAGGTTTGAGACAGAG GCTTCAGGAAATGTTACCCTTGAAACAGTCAATGCGATTGGACAAACTGGTGTTACCTACATTTCTAG CGGTGCCCTAACACATTCTGTGAAAGCACTTGACATTTCCCTGAAAATCGACACAGACCTCGCCCTTGAAGTTGGACGACGTACAAAACGAGCATGA